ATCGACGCGATCCTGAAGCTGCACGACAAGATCCAGACCGGCAAGCTCGGCGCCCACCGCGCCACCGAGATCGCCGAGATCGAGCGTGCCGCCCTGCTGGCCGAGCCGACCTCGGCGATGAAGGGGCTCATGCGATGAGCGACGAGCCGACCCCCGACGAGGCCGGTACCCCCGCCCCTGTCGTGCCCGCCGACGCCGCCCAGCTGGAGGTCATCGACGTCCGCCGCGGCTCGTTCGGCACGGGCGACACCGGCGACACGAGCGGCTTCGGTGGCCTCAACCGGGTCATCGCGATGCCTCCCGCCAGCGCCCGCCCGTTCGGGGGCTGGTTCGACGAGGTGGCCGACCTGCTCGAGGCCCGCCTGACCGAGGCCGGCCACACCGGCGCCGTCGAGAAGGTCGTGGTCGACCGCGGCGAGATCACCTTCCACGTCACGCGTCAGGCCCTGCTGGAGGTCGTCACCCACCTACGCAACGACCCGGGGCTGCGCTTCGAGTTCTGCTCGTCGCTCTCGGCGGTGCACTACCCCGCCGAGACCGGTCGCGAGCTGCACGTGGTGCTGCACCTGCTGTCGATGACGCACCGGCGGCGCATCCGCGTCGAGGCCACTGCCCCGGACACCGACCCGCACGTGCCCAGCGTGGTGTCGATCTACCCCACCGCGGACTGGCACGAGCGGGAGGCCTGGGACATGTTCGGCCTGGTCTTCGACGGACATCCGGCGCTCACGCGCATCCTGATGCCCGACGACTGGCCCGGTCATCCCCAGCGCAAGGACTACCCGCTCGGCGGCATCCCGGTCGAGTACAAGGGCGCCACGGTGCCCCCACCGGACGAGCGGAGGAGCTACTCATGAGCCCCGACCCCCACCCCACCGACACCGGGACGACCGATCCGTACGCCGGCACCACCGAGTCGACGTCGGGCCCGGTCTTCACCGTCACCGGCCAGGACTGGGACACCATCGACCCCTCGTTGGCCGACGGCGACCGCATCGTGGTCAACATGGGTCCGCAGCACCCGTCGACCCACGGCGTGCTCCGGCTGATCCTCGAGATCGACGGCGAGACCGTCACCGACGCGCGGGCCGGCATCGGCTACCTGCACACCGGCATCGAGAAGAACATGGAGTACCGCACCTGGACCCAGGGCGTCACCTTCTGCACCCGCATGGACTACGTGGCGCCGTTCTCGAACGAGGCGGCGTACGTCGGGGCGGTCGAGAAGCTGCTGGGCATCGACGCGATCGTGCCGCAGCGTGCCCTCGACATCCGTGTCCTCATGCTGGAGCTGAACCGCATCAGCTCGCACCTGGTCTGCATCGCCACGGGCGGCATGGAGATCGGTGCGCTCACCGTCATGACCTGCGGCTTCCGTGACCGCGAGCTGATCCTCGACCTGTTCGAGGCCATCAGCGGGCTGCGCATGAACCACGCGTACTTCCGGCCGGGCGGCGTCGCGCAGGACCTGCCCGACGGTGCGATCGCCCTGCTGCGCGACAAGGTGGCCCTGCTCAAGAAGCGGCTGCCCGAGTACGCGGCGCTCTGCAACGCCAACCCGATCTTCAAGGGTCGACTCCAGGGCGTCGGCCACCTCGACCTCGCCGGTTGCCTGGCCCTGGGCATCTCCGGACCGCCGCTGCGCGCCACCGGCTACGACTGGGACCTGCGGCGCACCGACCCCTACTGGGGCTACGAGACCTACGACTTCGACGTCGTGACCCGGGACGAACCCGACGCCTACGGCCGGTTCCGGGTCCGTCTCGACGAGATGTGGGAGTCCATGCGCATCGTCGAGCAGGCGATCGACCGCCTCGAGGCCAGCGCGGGCGACCCCGTCATGATCGGCGACGCCAAGATCGCCTGGCCGGCGCAGCTGAGCGTGGGCGCCGACGGCCAGGGCAACTCCGCCGAGCACATCCGCCGCATCATGGGCGAGTCGATGGAGGCGCTGATCCACCACTTCAAGCTGGTCACCGAGGGCTTCCGGGTGCCGACGGGCCAGACCTACATGGCCATCGAGGCGCCCCGTGGCGAGATCGGCTGCCACGCGGTGTCCGACGGC
The Aeromicrobium marinum DSM 15272 genome window above contains:
- a CDS encoding NADH-quinone oxidoreductase subunit C, with translation MSDEPTPDEAGTPAPVVPADAAQLEVIDVRRGSFGTGDTGDTSGFGGLNRVIAMPPASARPFGGWFDEVADLLEARLTEAGHTGAVEKVVVDRGEITFHVTRQALLEVVTHLRNDPGLRFEFCSSLSAVHYPAETGRELHVVLHLLSMTHRRRIRVEATAPDTDPHVPSVVSIYPTADWHEREAWDMFGLVFDGHPALTRILMPDDWPGHPQRKDYPLGGIPVEYKGATVPPPDERRSYS
- a CDS encoding NADH-quinone oxidoreductase subunit D → MSPDPHPTDTGTTDPYAGTTESTSGPVFTVTGQDWDTIDPSLADGDRIVVNMGPQHPSTHGVLRLILEIDGETVTDARAGIGYLHTGIEKNMEYRTWTQGVTFCTRMDYVAPFSNEAAYVGAVEKLLGIDAIVPQRALDIRVLMLELNRISSHLVCIATGGMEIGALTVMTCGFRDRELILDLFEAISGLRMNHAYFRPGGVAQDLPDGAIALLRDKVALLKKRLPEYAALCNANPIFKGRLQGVGHLDLAGCLALGISGPPLRATGYDWDLRRTDPYWGYETYDFDVVTRDEPDAYGRFRVRLDEMWESMRIVEQAIDRLEASAGDPVMIGDAKIAWPAQLSVGADGQGNSAEHIRRIMGESMEALIHHFKLVTEGFRVPTGQTYMAIEAPRGEIGCHAVSDGGTRPYRVHFRDPSFVNLQATSVMSEGGMISDVIVAVASIDPVMGGVDR